The genomic stretch GGCGGCGGCTTCGGCGAAGCTGATCTTCTCGTCGCGCATGAGTTGCAGCACGCGGTCGGTCGAGCCGGTGATGCCCTGGTTGCCTTGTGCGGCGGCCAGCGCCTCCGCCGTGCGATGCTTCGAGAGATCAGCGCCGAGCAGCGAGGAGTTCAGCATGGTCTGCGCATCGGGCAGGATGAGGGATTGCAGGTAGGCGTATTTCTCGCGCGCGATCTCCTGCGTCTCGCCCACCACGACGGCGAAGCTGGGCAATACCTTGCATTGTTCGGGCGCGCGGCCGTAGCGGTCCATGCGGCCCTTGATGTCGTCATGGAAGGCGATGCAATCGGCCTTGCTGTGCGGCGTGCAGAAGATCATCTCCGCCCACCGCGCCGCGAAGTCACGCCCGCGATCCGAGGCGCCGGCCTGCAGGAAGACCGGCCTTCCCTGCGGCGTGCGCGGGATGGTGAGCGGACCGCGCGTCTTGACGTAGCGCCCCTCGTAGTTCGCGTAGCGCACCTTGTCGGGGTCAATGAAGACACCGGTTTCGCGGTCCATCACGAAGGCATCGGGGTCCCAGCAATCCCAGAGCGCGCTGCAGGCTTCCAGCACCTCATCGGCGCGGTCATAGCGTTCATCCTTGGCGGGAATGCCCTCCATGCCGAAATTGCGCGCTTCGAGGTTGGTGGCGGAGGTGACGACATTCCACGCCGCCCGCCCACCGGTCAGCATGTCGAGCGAGGCGAGGGTCCGCGCCAGGTGATAGGGCGGCATGAAGGTGGTGGAGAGGGTGGCGCCCAGGCCCAGATGCCGTGTCACGCGCGCCATCACCGGCAGGATCATCAGCGGGTCGAGATAGGTGATCTGCCCGCCATTGCGCAGATAGGCATCGAAATTGCCGCCATGAATATCCGGCAGGCCGAAGGTATCGGCGAAGAAGCAGGCATCGAAGCAGGCGCTCTCCAGCACGCGCGCGATGTGCTCATAGCGCTCGGGCGCGAAGACATCATGCAGATCGGCCTCGGGATGACGCCAGCCGCCCGGATGATTGGCGGTGGGGCCGGTCTTCAGATAGGCGACCAGATGCATGCGGCGCTGCGTCATGGCGTGTCTTCGCGGGCGACGGGAATGGTCATCAAACCTCCGGATCGGGGGGAGACATCAACCGTGTTTTGAGCCTGGCGCGTAACGACTATGGAACGCGGGGCGCGGGGGCGCAACCGCCAAGCCGGGCCGGGACGGGCTGGCAGCGCCGCACGAGTTTTGGCGGTGGTCTGGCATCCTGCGGATGCTTCGTGCGCGACCAGGATATGTCGGAGATCAGGCGCTTTGCCTGGCGCCAGCGACGGCTTGGGCGGTTTGCGGGGGGCTGGAAGGCATCGCGCCACAGCCCTTGGCGCTGATTCGCCCTGACCAAAGCCGTATTTGTCCTCATTTTTTGTTTGCAATTGCGAAGCGTTCGCAACTCTGGTAGCAGAATGGCATGAAGCCTGAGCCGAAAGCCCCAACCCCCTTGGCCACCGCGCCGCCACCACGCCGACTGGTGCTGGAGGCGGAAATTCTCTTCCGCGACGGCCCGGAGGTGGAGATCCGGCACAATGACGACACCTACCGCCTGCGCCGCACCCGTGGCGGAAAACTGATCCTTACGAAGTGATTTTCCGGGTGGGCATCCCCCACCCACACAGCGTCAGCCAGCCCCGGACCCGGCCTGCCTTAGCCCGGTTTCCTGCCAGCCAGCGCGCCATCCGCAGACCCGCGATGGCACCTGCCAGCAAGGCCCGCCCGTGTTCCGTCTCCCATCCGTCCTGGCCTGGTCCAAGGCTCTTGCCCTGTCCACGGCCCTGATCTCTCCCGGCCTCATTTTCCCGGGCCTCGTCTCCCGGGCCCTGGCGCAAACCCCCGCCACCCAGCCCGCCGCGACCCCGCTGGATGCCGTCACCACCACGGCCACGCGCACGCCGCAGGTGGCTGGCGATTCGGCCGTCTCCATCTCGGTGATTCAGCGGGAGCAGATCATGCTCCAGCAGGCCCGCTCGCCGGTGGAATTGCTGCGCGACATTCCCGGCGTCGAGATTTCCGGCGCGCCGCGCACCACGGCGTTGCAGCCGACGATCCGCGGCCTGGGCGATGAGCGCATCGTGCTGCGCGTGGATGGCGTCCGGAACAACTTCAATGCCGGCCATCGCGGCCGCACCTTCATCGATCCGGAGCTGCTCCGCCAGGTCGAGGTGCTGCGCGGCCCTGCCTCCTCGCTCTACGGTTCGGGCGCGATCGGCGGCGTCATCACCTTCCGCACGCTGGAGCCCGAGGATGTCATTCGCGCCGGCAATCCGGTGGGTGGCTTTCTCTCGACGGGCTATCAGTCCCAGGGGGCAGGGGCACGGGGCCTGGGCGTCATGGCGGCGCGCGCGGGGGATTTCTCGACCCTCGCTGCGGCATCGGGCTTCCGCAATGGCCAGTTCCGCGATGGTGAGGATCGCATCATCCGCTTCAGCGGGGACAGTGTCTCCTCGTTGCTGGGCAAGCTGAACTGGACGCCGGGCTTTCATCGCCTCCAACTCAATGCCAGCCGCTTCGAGGATCATCACCAGATCCCGATCGCGGCGAACACCGCGACCACGACTGGCATCGCCGAGCGCACGACGCTCCAGGAAAGCGTCTCCTTTCGCTACGGCTACGCCAATCCCGCGCTGCCGCTGCTTGAGCCCAGCTTCACCATCTACAACAACCGCGTCGAGCTGAATGAGGCGCGCATCGCCGCCCCTTACGCGCAGGATCGCACGCGGCTGAACACCATGGGCCTGGATGCCCAGAACATCTCCCGCTTCTCCCTGTTTGGCGCCGAGCGCCATACGCTGGTGGCGGGGGTGGAGTATTACCGGGACGAGCAGCGCGGCCTGCAGAATGGGCGCCCGCGCGGGCAATTCCCCTCGGCCAACCAGGATGTGCTGGGGCTGTTCGTGCAGGATGAAATCAAGCTCGGCGCCTGGACGCTGACGCCTGGCGTGCGCTTCGATCGCTTCCAGCAGGAGCGGGGCGGCGGCGGCAACTCGCTCGACAGCAGCCGCGCTTCGCCACGCGTCACCCTCGCCTGGCAGGCGACCGAGTGGTTGCAGCCCTACCTCTCCTATGCCGAGGCCTTCCGCGCGCCCTCGATGACCGAGCTTTATGTGGGCGGGCAGCATTTCCCCGGCAATTTCTTCGTGCCCAACCCCAACCTCCGCCCGGAAACCGCCACGACGTATGAGGCTGGTGTCGATCTGCGCTTCCGCGACGTGCTGCGGGAGGGCGACCGGCTGCGCGGCCGCGTCGCCATGTTCCGCAACAACATCGCCGACTTCATCGAGCAGACGGTGCGCGCCACCACGACCACCAGCGCCAATATCGGTCAGGCCCGCATCGAGGGCATCGAGGCGGAGCTGCAATATGACAGCGGCGCCTGGTTCGCGGGCCTGGGCGCGGCGGCGCTGCGCGGCACGAATGAGGAGACGGGCCGCCCGCTCGCCTCGGTGCCGGCGCATCGCATCACCCTGAATGGCGGCCATCGGTTCCAGCAGCAGGGTGTGGTGCTCGGCTCACGCCTCGCCTTGACGGATGCGCAGGACCGGCTGCCCGACAGCACCAGCTACCGCGTCACCGCGGCCTCCGCCGTGTGGGATCTCTATGCGTCCTGGCAGCCGGAATTCGCGCCGAACCTGCGGCTGGATGTGAGTGCGAACAACCTGCTGGACGCCACTTACCGGCGCTCCAACTGGAACTCCGTGCCCACGCCGGCCTTCGCGGAAGTCGGGCGCAACATCCGTGTGGCGCTGCGGGCGAGCTTCTGAATGCCGGCGGTGCGGCAAAACCGGCTTCCCGGTGGTGCGACGGGCGCCTCGCTCGCGCTCCATCTGGGGGCCGGGCTTTGGCTCGCACTGGGCAGCCCGCCGCAGGGTGGGCGGCCGCAGCCGGAACGCGTGGTGGAGATGGCGTTCATGGCGCTGCCTGACGCAAGCGAGGCCGTGGATGCCACGGCCGCCGGGGCCACGCTGAGCGAAGCCCTGCCGGAGGAGCCAGCGCTGGTGGAGGCCGCGCCTGAACCCACGGCATCCGAGGCTGCGCCAAGCCCGGCCCCGCCGACACCGCACTCGGCCGATGCGGAGCCGCAGCCCCAGGCGCCCGAGATCCAGCAAGCCGCCCTGCCGGAGCAGGCGGCCCCGCCACCCATGGCAGAACATGCTGATCTCCAGGAGCCCACGCCGCCCCCCCAGGAGGCCGAGCCAGCGGCCGCAACGCCACAGCCCGTCGCAGCCATTCCGCCCAGGCCCACGCCGCCCCCCCTGGCCGCCAACCCGCCCGTGCCGCGCCCCGCCCGCCCGGCCAGCGCCCCGGCGCGCGCGGCGTCCCGCCGCCTGCCACGGGAGGCCACGCCCAGTGGCGCGCCTGAGGCCGCCATGGCGCCCCCCGTCGCTACGCCGGCGGCGTTCGGGCCGCCCCCCTTGATCACCCAGGCCCGCTATCGCCACCCGCCGACGCCGCCGGCCTATCCGCCGCGCGCGCTGTCCTTTGGCGTCTCCGGCACGGTGCTGGTCCGCGCGCTGGTCGGCGCTGATGGCGAGACGCGCGAGCTGCGCCTGCATCGCTCCTCCGGCCATGCCGAGCTGGATCACGCCGCACTCTCCGCCGTGCGGGGCTGGGCCTTTGCCGCGGCCACGCAGGGCGGCCAGCCCATCGAAGCCTGGGTGGAGGTGCCGGTGCGCTTCCGCCTCGACGATTGAACAACACAAGGAATGACCCCCATGGACCTCGACACACGTTACCAGGCGCTGATGCAGCAGGAACCGCGGCTGCGCATCCGCGACGCCGCCGTCCGGCTCGGCAGCACCGAAGCCGCGCTGGTTGCGCTGGGTGGCGCCACCCCGCTGCGGCCAGAATGGCCGGCGCTCTTTGCCGCCTTTCCGTCACTCGGCGGCATCATGGCGCTGACCCGCAATGACCACGCGGTGCATGAGCGGCATGGGCGCTTCGAGGAGGTCTCCTCCGGCCCCGGCCATATCCTCGTGACCGGGCCGGATATTGACCTGCGGCTGTTTCCCGGCCGCTGGGCGCATGCCTTCGCCCTGGCGGGTGAGCGGCCCTCGCTGCAGATCTTCGACACGGACGGCCACGCCGTGCACAAGATCTTCGCGACGGCGATGACCGATCGCGATGCCTGGGCCAGTCTGGTGGCCAGCTTCACCACCAGCGTCGCGGCGCCAGTGCCGCAAAGCGCCCCGCCCCGCGCCCTGCCGCCGGCCGAGGGCGAGGTGGATGCCCGCGCGCTGCGCAGCGACTGGCTGGGCCTGCGTGACACGCATGAATTCTTCGCCCTGCTGCGCCGCCACAAGGCGACCCGCCGCCAGGCGCTGCGCCTGGCCGGCGAGGATCTGGCCCAGCCGCTGGCGCCATCCGCCGCGCGCATCGCGCTGGAGCTGGCCGCAGCGCGTGAGGTGCCGATCATGGTGTTTGTCGGCAATCGCGGCGCCATCCAGATCCATACCGGCCCCGTCCAGCGCCTTGCGGCCACGCCGGGCTGGTTCAACGTGCTGGACCCCACCTTCAATTTGCATCTGCGCGAAGCGGGCGTTGCCGAAGCCTGGCGCGTGGTGAAACCCACCGATGACGGCGCGGTGACCAGCCTCGAATTGCTGGATGCCGAAGGGGAGACCATTGCCCTGCTGTTCGGCGCCCGTAAGCCGGGCCAGGCGGAGCGCGAGGACTGGCGCAGCCTGGTGGCGGACGTGGCCGAGGCGCAGGCGCTGGAAGCCGCATCGTGATCAGCCGGCGCAGCCTGCCCGCCCTGCTGCTGGCCGTATCCCCCCTGGCCATGCTTCCCCTGGCGCGGCCCGCCACGGCGCTGCCGGGGCGCATCGCCGTGGCGGGCGGCGGTGTCGCGGAAATGCTCTGCGCGCTCGGTCTGGAATCGCGCATTTGCGGTGCGGATTCGACCGCGCAGCATCCGGCGGCGCTGCGCGCGCTGCCGCAACTGGGCTACCAGCGGGCGCTCTCGGCCGAGGGCGTGCTCTCGCTGCGGCCGGACATCCTGGTGCATGCGCATGAGGCCGGACCGCCCGCGGTGCTCGCGCAGCTGCGCGCGGCCGGGTTGCGGCTGCTGGGCGTGCCGCGCGTGGCCGATGCCGAGGGGCTGGTGGCCGCCATCCAGATGCTGGGCCAGGAACTCGGCGCTGATCCGGCGCCTGTCACCACGGCCCTGCGGGAGGATTTCGCCGCTCTGGCGGCCATGTTGCCGCGGGAGCCGGAGCCCCGCGCGCTGTTCCTGCTCTCGGCCGGGAATGGCGCGCCGCAGGCCTCCGGGCGGGGCACCGCGGCCGCCGCGATGTTCGGCCTCGCTGGCATTCGCAATGTCCTGCAGGCCTATGAGGGCTATCGCCCGCTCTCGCCCGAGGCGGCGCTGGGCCTGGGCGTGGATTGGCTGGTGGCGCCGAAGCATAGCGTGGAGGCGCGTGGCGGCCGCGTCGCCTTCCTGGCGCAGCCGCAGGTGGCCCTGCTGCCCGCGGCGCGCGCCGGGCGGCTCTACACGGATGACAGCCTTTATCTGCTGGGTTTCGGCCCGCGCACGGCCCATGCGGCGCGTGACCTGGCCGCAGCGCTGCATGGCGTGACGCTGCCGCCGCTGCCGGAGCGCCCCTGGTTGTGATCACCTGGCGATTGCCGCTGCTGGCCGTGATGACCTGCGCGGTGCTGGCGCTGCTGCTGGGTGTCGGCGCGGTGCCGATTCCGCCTGCCCGCGTGGCGGGCGCGCTGCTGGGCTCGGGTGTTGGGGCAGATG from Sediminicoccus sp. KRV36 encodes the following:
- a CDS encoding energy transducer TonB, giving the protein MPAVRQNRLPGGATGASLALHLGAGLWLALGSPPQGGRPQPERVVEMAFMALPDASEAVDATAAGATLSEALPEEPALVEAAPEPTASEAAPSPAPPTPHSADAEPQPQAPEIQQAALPEQAAPPPMAEHADLQEPTPPPQEAEPAAATPQPVAAIPPRPTPPPLAANPPVPRPARPASAPARAASRRLPREATPSGAPEAAMAPPVATPAAFGPPPLITQARYRHPPTPPAYPPRALSFGVSGTVLVRALVGADGETRELRLHRSSGHAELDHAALSAVRGWAFAAATQGGQPIEAWVEVPVRFRLDD
- a CDS encoding ChuX/HutX family heme-like substrate-binding protein produces the protein MDLDTRYQALMQQEPRLRIRDAAVRLGSTEAALVALGGATPLRPEWPALFAAFPSLGGIMALTRNDHAVHERHGRFEEVSSGPGHILVTGPDIDLRLFPGRWAHAFALAGERPSLQIFDTDGHAVHKIFATAMTDRDAWASLVASFTTSVAAPVPQSAPPRALPPAEGEVDARALRSDWLGLRDTHEFFALLRRHKATRRQALRLAGEDLAQPLAPSAARIALELAAAREVPIMVFVGNRGAIQIHTGPVQRLAATPGWFNVLDPTFNLHLREAGVAEAWRVVKPTDDGAVTSLELLDAEGETIALLFGARKPGQAEREDWRSLVADVAEAQALEAAS
- a CDS encoding ABC transporter substrate-binding protein, which gives rise to MISRRSLPALLLAVSPLAMLPLARPATALPGRIAVAGGGVAEMLCALGLESRICGADSTAQHPAALRALPQLGYQRALSAEGVLSLRPDILVHAHEAGPPAVLAQLRAAGLRLLGVPRVADAEGLVAAIQMLGQELGADPAPVTTALREDFAALAAMLPREPEPRALFLLSAGNGAPQASGRGTAAAAMFGLAGIRNVLQAYEGYRPLSPEAALGLGVDWLVAPKHSVEARGGRVAFLAQPQVALLPAARAGRLYTDDSLYLLGFGPRTAHAARDLAAALHGVTLPPLPERPWL
- a CDS encoding LLM class flavin-dependent oxidoreductase — protein: MTQRRMHLVAYLKTGPTANHPGGWRHPEADLHDVFAPERYEHIARVLESACFDACFFADTFGLPDIHGGNFDAYLRNGGQITYLDPLMILPVMARVTRHLGLGATLSTTFMPPYHLARTLASLDMLTGGRAAWNVVTSATNLEARNFGMEGIPAKDERYDRADEVLEACSALWDCWDPDAFVMDRETGVFIDPDKVRYANYEGRYVKTRGPLTIPRTPQGRPVFLQAGASDRGRDFAARWAEMIFCTPHSKADCIAFHDDIKGRMDRYGRAPEQCKVLPSFAVVVGETQEIAREKYAYLQSLILPDAQTMLNSSLLGADLSKHRTAEALAAAQGNQGITGSTDRVLQLMRDEKISFAEAAAKPRDLLLGTAETIADELEDWFTAGACDGFILWPTVFPRMFEDFGRFVVPELQRRGLFRKEYAGRTLRDNMAHP
- a CDS encoding hemin uptake protein HemP, whose translation is MKPEPKAPTPLATAPPPRRLVLEAEILFRDGPEVEIRHNDDTYRLRRTRGGKLILTK
- a CDS encoding TonB-dependent hemoglobin/transferrin/lactoferrin family receptor; translated protein: MFRLPSVLAWSKALALSTALISPGLIFPGLVSRALAQTPATQPAATPLDAVTTTATRTPQVAGDSAVSISVIQREQIMLQQARSPVELLRDIPGVEISGAPRTTALQPTIRGLGDERIVLRVDGVRNNFNAGHRGRTFIDPELLRQVEVLRGPASSLYGSGAIGGVITFRTLEPEDVIRAGNPVGGFLSTGYQSQGAGARGLGVMAARAGDFSTLAAASGFRNGQFRDGEDRIIRFSGDSVSSLLGKLNWTPGFHRLQLNASRFEDHHQIPIAANTATTTGIAERTTLQESVSFRYGYANPALPLLEPSFTIYNNRVELNEARIAAPYAQDRTRLNTMGLDAQNISRFSLFGAERHTLVAGVEYYRDEQRGLQNGRPRGQFPSANQDVLGLFVQDEIKLGAWTLTPGVRFDRFQQERGGGGNSLDSSRASPRVTLAWQATEWLQPYLSYAEAFRAPSMTELYVGGQHFPGNFFVPNPNLRPETATTYEAGVDLRFRDVLREGDRLRGRVAMFRNNIADFIEQTVRATTTTSANIGQARIEGIEAELQYDSGAWFAGLGAAALRGTNEETGRPLASVPAHRITLNGGHRFQQQGVVLGSRLALTDAQDRLPDSTSYRVTAASAVWDLYASWQPEFAPNLRLDVSANNLLDATYRRSNWNSVPTPAFAEVGRNIRVALRASF